The Xiphophorus maculatus strain JP 163 A chromosome 21, X_maculatus-5.0-male, whole genome shotgun sequence genome window below encodes:
- the LOC111606218 gene encoding SKI family transcriptional corepressor 1 homolog-B-like isoform X1, whose amino-acid sequence MDSIPTGRDTTSSSPSSKQELSYPSTNLKPNQVGETILYGIPIVSLVIDGQERLCLAQISNTLLKNYSYNEIHNRRVALGITCVQCTPVQLEILRRAGAMPISSRRCGMITKREAERLCKSFLGAHSPPKLPENFAFDVSHECAWGSRGNFIPARHNSSRAKCIKCSYCNMYFSPNKFIFHSHRTPESKYTQPDAANFNSWRRHLKLTDKSSPLEIMHAWEDVKAMFNGGSRKRTLPGSGSGSNSPLKLHGPNRSRDSPEIPAKILSCEDTRGAMTSARSYPVIPVPSKGFGMLQKIPPPLFPHPYGFPAFGLCQKKDDGIMGEQSKAGLPGVLWPGTKDSAYPSFPMFWPAAGPLPMPPYAQTPHKPPPELLCPRQIEVDISESSDRSTNTSKDSVVDTDRCSSTQSIRNEDDKSGDEGRPTEGMSLPARKLSYVSAFRPVIKDADCIAKLYGSRGAYNGCRTGYSSPDFLSESSSYRSVSPCVDSEGEPDVDVETNRSPEEQEDPGPRTPLGLAHSASPKDSESSKGAEGSENEAQKMSLQVAQSSDRELQSKQLPEHHIAAPFTEVYTPDRAELQQRSSPYQFRPTNYLTAVLTTNDESASKEEPSSTVEETETKSFKNILLSLLAMTHPSHHLNFGMNPVTMRVLRGEPSRGPCVGEEQGHMLPCFSELSL is encoded by the exons ATGGACTCCATACCTACGGGACGAGACACCACTAGCTCTTCGCCAAGCTCCAAACAAGAACTTTCCTACCCCAGTACCAACTTGAAACCCAACCAGGTCGGCGAGACGATTCTGTACGGAATACCCATCGTGTCTTTGGTGATAGATGGCCAGGAGAGACTTTGCCTTGCGCAGATATCAAACACGTTGTTGAAGAATTACAGCTACAACGAGATCCACAACCGACGCGTGGCCCTGGGCATCACCTGCGTCCAGTGCACCCCGGTGCAGCTAGAGATCCTGCGGAGAGCCGGGGCGATGCCAATCTCTTCCCGGCGCTGCGGGATGATCACCAAACGGGAGGCTGAGAGACTCTGTAAGTCGTTTCTGGGAGCGCACTCGCCTCCAAAACTTCCCGAAAATTTCGCCTTCGACGTGTCTCACGAGTGCGCCTGGGGAAGTCGAGGAAACTTCATCCCGGCCAGACACAACAGCTCCAGAGCCAAGTGCATCAAGTGCTCCTACTGCAACATGTATTTCTCCCcgaataaatttatatttcactCCCATCGCACGCCGGAGTCAAAGTACACGCAACCGGATGCCGCTAATTTCAACTCCTGGAGGCGACACCTCAAGCTGACAGACAAGAGCAGTCCCTTGGAGATCATGCACGCGTGGGAAGACGTGAAGGCCATGTTCAACGGGGGAAGTCGCAAGAGGACGCTGCCGGGGAGTGGATCTGGGTCCAACTCTCCTCTAAAACTGCATGGGCCAAATCGATCCCGAGACTCGCCGGAGATCCCCGCAAAAATCCTCAGCTGCGAAGACACTCGGGGTGCTATGACCAGCGCCCGCAGCTACCCGGTCATTCCGGTGCCCAGTAAAGGCTTCGGGATGCTACAGAAAATCCCTCCGCCGCTCTTCCCTCATCCCTATGGCTTCCCTGCTTTCGGTCTGTGCCAGAAGAAGGATGACGGGATAATGGGCGAGCAGAGCAAAGCGGGGCTGCCGGGCGTCCTGTGGCCTGGCACCAAGGACAGCGCCTACCCCTCCTTCCCCATGTTCTGGCCCGCTGCGGGCCCGCTGCCCATGCCCCCATACGCACAGACTCCACACAAGCCCCCTCCTGAGCTGCTATGCCCTAGGCAGATAGAGGTGGACATTTCCGAAAGCAGCGACCGCAGCACCAACACGTCCAAAGACAGCGTGGTGGACACCGACCGCTGCTCCAGCACCCAGTCCATACGTAACGAAGACGACAAATCCGGGGACGAGGGGAGGCCCACGGAAGGAATGAGCCTCCCGGCGCGGAAACTCAGCTACGTGTCCGCATTCAGGCCCGTCATTAAAGACGCCGACTGCATCGCCAAGCTGTACGGCAGCAGGGGCGCGTACAACGGCTGCCGCACCGGCTACTCATCACCTGATTTTTTAAGCGAGAGCTCCAGCTACCGGTCTGTGTCCCCGTGCGTGGACAGCGAGGGTGAGCCGGACGTAGACGTGGAGACGAACAGATCGCCAGAGGAGCAGGAGGATCCCGGGCCTCGGACTCCTCTTGGTTTGGCGCACAGCGCTTCACCGAAAGACTCAGAGTCCTCAAAGGGCGCAGAGGGAAGCGAGAATGAGGCGCAGAAAATGAGCCTGCAGGTGGCCCAGTCCTCTGACAGAGAGCTGCAGAGCAAACAGCTACCAGAGCACCACATAGCAGCACCTTTCACAGAA GTTTACACACCGGACAGAGCTGAGCTGCAACAAAGGAGCAGCCCGTATCAATTCAGACCCACCAATTACCTGACGGCAGTACTGACTACAAacg acgAGAGCGCAAGTAAGGAAGAGCCGTCTTCCACAGTGGAGGAGACtgaaacaaaatcttttaaGAACATTCTGCTCAGCTTG CTGGCCATGACTCATCCCAGTCACCACCTCAACTTTGGCATGAATCCCGTGACAATGAGGGTGCTCCGAGGAGAGCCTTCAAGA GGGCCTTGTGTGGGAGAGGAGCAAGGACACATGCTGCCGTGTTTCTCTGAGCTTTCCTTGTAA
- the LOC111606218 gene encoding SKI family transcriptional corepressor 1 homolog-B-like isoform X2 yields MDSIPTGRDTTSSSPSSKQELSYPSTNLKPNQVGETILYGIPIVSLVIDGQERLCLAQISNTLLKNYSYNEIHNRRVALGITCVQCTPVQLEILRRAGAMPISSRRCGMITKREAERLCKSFLGAHSPPKLPENFAFDVSHECAWGSRGNFIPARHNSSRAKCIKCSYCNMYFSPNKFIFHSHRTPESKYTQPDAANFNSWRRHLKLTDKSSPLEIMHAWEDVKAMFNGGSRKRTLPGSGSGSNSPLKLHGPNRSRDSPEIPAKILSCEDTRGAMTSARSYPVIPVPSKGFGMLQKIPPPLFPHPYGFPAFGLCQKKDDGIMGEQSKAGLPGVLWPGTKDSAYPSFPMFWPAAGPLPMPPYAQTPHKPPPELLCPRQIEVDISESSDRSTNTSKDSVVDTDRCSSTQSIRNEDDKSGDEGRPTEGMSLPARKLSYVSAFRPVIKDADCIAKLYGSRGAYNGCRTGYSSPDFLSESSSYRSVSPCVDSEGEPDVDVETNRSPEEQEDPGPRTPLGLAHSASPKDSESSKGAEGSENEAQKMSLQVAQSSDRELQSKQLPEHHIAAPFTEVYTPDRAELQQRSSPYQFRPTNYLTAVLTTNDESASKEEPSSTVEETETKSFKNILLSLGPCVGEEQGHMLPCFSELSL; encoded by the exons ATGGACTCCATACCTACGGGACGAGACACCACTAGCTCTTCGCCAAGCTCCAAACAAGAACTTTCCTACCCCAGTACCAACTTGAAACCCAACCAGGTCGGCGAGACGATTCTGTACGGAATACCCATCGTGTCTTTGGTGATAGATGGCCAGGAGAGACTTTGCCTTGCGCAGATATCAAACACGTTGTTGAAGAATTACAGCTACAACGAGATCCACAACCGACGCGTGGCCCTGGGCATCACCTGCGTCCAGTGCACCCCGGTGCAGCTAGAGATCCTGCGGAGAGCCGGGGCGATGCCAATCTCTTCCCGGCGCTGCGGGATGATCACCAAACGGGAGGCTGAGAGACTCTGTAAGTCGTTTCTGGGAGCGCACTCGCCTCCAAAACTTCCCGAAAATTTCGCCTTCGACGTGTCTCACGAGTGCGCCTGGGGAAGTCGAGGAAACTTCATCCCGGCCAGACACAACAGCTCCAGAGCCAAGTGCATCAAGTGCTCCTACTGCAACATGTATTTCTCCCcgaataaatttatatttcactCCCATCGCACGCCGGAGTCAAAGTACACGCAACCGGATGCCGCTAATTTCAACTCCTGGAGGCGACACCTCAAGCTGACAGACAAGAGCAGTCCCTTGGAGATCATGCACGCGTGGGAAGACGTGAAGGCCATGTTCAACGGGGGAAGTCGCAAGAGGACGCTGCCGGGGAGTGGATCTGGGTCCAACTCTCCTCTAAAACTGCATGGGCCAAATCGATCCCGAGACTCGCCGGAGATCCCCGCAAAAATCCTCAGCTGCGAAGACACTCGGGGTGCTATGACCAGCGCCCGCAGCTACCCGGTCATTCCGGTGCCCAGTAAAGGCTTCGGGATGCTACAGAAAATCCCTCCGCCGCTCTTCCCTCATCCCTATGGCTTCCCTGCTTTCGGTCTGTGCCAGAAGAAGGATGACGGGATAATGGGCGAGCAGAGCAAAGCGGGGCTGCCGGGCGTCCTGTGGCCTGGCACCAAGGACAGCGCCTACCCCTCCTTCCCCATGTTCTGGCCCGCTGCGGGCCCGCTGCCCATGCCCCCATACGCACAGACTCCACACAAGCCCCCTCCTGAGCTGCTATGCCCTAGGCAGATAGAGGTGGACATTTCCGAAAGCAGCGACCGCAGCACCAACACGTCCAAAGACAGCGTGGTGGACACCGACCGCTGCTCCAGCACCCAGTCCATACGTAACGAAGACGACAAATCCGGGGACGAGGGGAGGCCCACGGAAGGAATGAGCCTCCCGGCGCGGAAACTCAGCTACGTGTCCGCATTCAGGCCCGTCATTAAAGACGCCGACTGCATCGCCAAGCTGTACGGCAGCAGGGGCGCGTACAACGGCTGCCGCACCGGCTACTCATCACCTGATTTTTTAAGCGAGAGCTCCAGCTACCGGTCTGTGTCCCCGTGCGTGGACAGCGAGGGTGAGCCGGACGTAGACGTGGAGACGAACAGATCGCCAGAGGAGCAGGAGGATCCCGGGCCTCGGACTCCTCTTGGTTTGGCGCACAGCGCTTCACCGAAAGACTCAGAGTCCTCAAAGGGCGCAGAGGGAAGCGAGAATGAGGCGCAGAAAATGAGCCTGCAGGTGGCCCAGTCCTCTGACAGAGAGCTGCAGAGCAAACAGCTACCAGAGCACCACATAGCAGCACCTTTCACAGAA GTTTACACACCGGACAGAGCTGAGCTGCAACAAAGGAGCAGCCCGTATCAATTCAGACCCACCAATTACCTGACGGCAGTACTGACTACAAacg acgAGAGCGCAAGTAAGGAAGAGCCGTCTTCCACAGTGGAGGAGACtgaaacaaaatcttttaaGAACATTCTGCTCAGCTTG GGGCCTTGTGTGGGAGAGGAGCAAGGACACATGCTGCCGTGTTTCTCTGAGCTTTCCTTGTAA